In Kwoniella dejecticola CBS 10117 chromosome 4, complete sequence, one genomic interval encodes:
- a CDS encoding heat shock protein 60 → MNFVRSRSALPRPAKLLQSTTSTISKRGYASKDVVFGNDARQGMLKGVDILAKAVSATLGPKGRTVIIGQSFGGPKITKDGVSVAKAITLKDPVENLGARLVQDVASKTNDTAGDGTTTATVLARAIYSEGVKNVAAGCNPMDLRRGAQKAVDKVLEVLESNKRVITTSEEIAQVATISANGDTHVGAIIAQAMEKVGKEGVITVKEGRTIEDEIEITEGMRFDRGFLSPYLITDAKNQRVELEKPFVLLSEKKISALQDILPSLEIAAQTRRPLLIIAEDVDGEALAAIILNKLRGQLSVAAVKAPGFGDNRKSILGDIAILTGGTVFTDELDVKLDKATPDLFGSTGSVTITKEDTIILNGEGDKANIQARCEQIRGVINDATTSDYDRTKLQERLAKLGGGVAVIKVGGTSEVEVGEKKDRYDDALNATRAAVEEGIVPGGGTALLKASIQLEQLNVDNFDQKLGVSMIRQAIRRPARTIVENAGEEGSVVVGKLLSEEFSSQDKFNWGYDAATSQYRDMIAAGILDPLKVVRTALVDASGVASLLTTSEACVVDAEEKTPPPGMGMGGMGGMGGMPGMM, encoded by the exons ATGAACTTCGTCCGATCCCGATCAGCTCTTCCCCGACCCGCCAAGCTACTCCAGTCGACCACCTCGACCATCTCCAAGAGGGGTTACGCATCGAAAGATGTCGTCTTTGGGAACGATGCCAGACAAGGGATGTTGAAAGGTGTTGATATCCTTGCAAAGGCCGTTAGTGCTACCCTCGGACCCAAAGGTCGAACAGTCATCATCG GCCAAAGTTTCGGTGGACCTAAAATCACCAAAGATGGTGTTTCTGTAGCTAAGGCTATCACCCTCAAAGACCCTGTGGAAAACCTTGGTGCTCG TCTTGTGCAAGATGTCGCCTCCAAGACCAATGATACCGCTGGTGACGGTACCACCACCGCAACTGTCCTTGCGCGGGCTATTTACTCTGAAGGTGTGAAGAACGTTGCTGCTGGTTGTAACCCTATGGATCTTAGACGAGGTGCTCAAAAGGCTGTTGACAAGGTCCTTGAGGTTCTCGAGTCAAACAAGCGAGTCATCACCACCAGCGAGGAGATTGCCCAA GTCGCCACCATCTCCGCCAACGGCGATACCCACGTCGGTGCTATCATCGCCCAAGCTATGGAGAAAGTCGGTAAAGAGGGAGTGATCACTGTCAAGGAGGGACGAActatcgaagatgagatcgagatcaccgAAGGTATGAGATTCGACCGAGGTTTCCTCTCGCCATACCTCATCACCGATGCCAAGAACCAACGAGTCGAGTTGGAGAAGCCCTTCGTCTTACTttccgagaagaagatctcggCTTTGCAAGatatccttccttcccttgaAATTGCCGCTCAGACTAGACGACCATTATTGATCATTGCTGAAGACGTCGACGGAGAGGCTTTGGCAGCTATTATCCTCAACAAACTCCGAGGTCAACTCTCGGTTGCCGCCGTCAAAGCTCCTGGGTTCGGTGATAACAGAAAATCCATCTTGGGTGATATCGCCATCCTCACTGGTGGTACCGTCTTCACCGATGAATTAGATGTTAAGCTTGACAAAGCCACTCCGGACTTATTCGGTTCTACCGGTTCCGTCACTATCACCAAGGAAGataccatcatcctcaacggTGAAGGTGACAAAGCCAACATTCAAGCTCGATGTGAACAAATCAGAGGCGTCATCAACGATGCTACCACTTCCGACTACGACCGCACCAAATTGCAAGAACGATTGGCTAAACTCGGCGGTGGTGTTGCCGTGATCAAGGTCGGAGGCACTTCTGAGGTAGAAGttggagagaagaaggacagaTACGACGATGCGCTCAACGCTACCCGAGCTGCCGTCGAGGAGGGTATCGTGCCCGGTGGAGGAACTGCTCTTTTG AAAGCTTCCATCCAGCTTGAACAACTCAACGTAGACAACTTTGACCAAAAGCTCGGTGTCTCAATGATCCGACAAGCTATCAGACGACCCGCTCGAACTATCGTCGAGAACGCCGGCGAAGAAGGTTCAGTCGTCGTTGGTAAATTACTATCTGAAGAATTCTCATCGCAAGATAAGTTTAACTGGGGATATGATGCCGCTACTTCGCAATACAGAGACATGATAGCTGCTGGTATTCTGGACCCATTGAAGGTTGTCCGAACTGCCCTTGTGGACGCCTCGGGAGTAGCAAGTCTCTTGACGACTTCGGAAGCTTGTGTGGTCGATGCTGAGGAGAAGACCCCTCCTCCaggtatgggaatgggaggcATGGGAGGCATGGGTGGAATGCCAGGAATGATGTAA